Below is a window of Planctomycetes bacterium MalM25 DNA.
CTCAAGCGTCGCACCCGTTCCGGTCGCCGTGCTGTAGTAGCCGGCGGGGGCGTCGTAGGGACCGGCCATCGCGGCGAGCGGAGCCGAGAGGACGATCGCGTGCGCAAATGCGCGGAGGCGGGTTGCTAGAGTGATCATCCGTTTGGCATCGCCTGCGAATTAAGTCGAAACACCCCATTCTCGCTAGCTGACCCGCCGTTGCAAAGGATTTGGCGGCCGTCCGCCCGGAGAAACTGATGATTCACGAACCCTTTGGCCTCCGCCCGCTGCGGTCTTTGCTCGGCCTCCTCCTGATGGCGGGCCTCGCCCCCGCCGCTGAGGTCGGCGACGCGGTCCCCCGCACGGGCGACGAAATCGTCGTCTGCGGCCAGCTCTTCCACACCACCACCCCCGTGGTCACCTGGATGGACCCGGGCGGGTACGACGGCTACCGCATCAACCGCCGTTTCGGGCCGTTCGAGGAATCCGACTGGGATCAGATCAAGGACCAGCTCTCGGAGCCCGCCCGCTACAACCTGCGGATGAAGGGCCTCGAGCCGCCGCTCACCGCCGAGCAGATCGAGCAGGTCCGCGGCGGGGGGTGGTCGATGGAACAGCTGCAAGAGGTCGTCGACCAGTTCGTCATGCACTACGACGTCTGCGGCACGAGCAAGGTCTGCTTCAAGGTGTTGCACGACCAACGCGGGCTGAGCGTCCACTTCATGCTCGACATCGACGGCACGATCTACCAGACGCTCGACCTCAAGGAGCGCGCCTGGCACGCCACCAGCAGCAACAGCCGTTCGATCGGCATCGAGATCGCCCAGATCGGCGCCCGCAGCGCCCGCAGCCGGCACCAACTCGACGAGTGGTACGAGAAGGACGACCGGGGCATGCGGCTCACCATCCCGTCCCGCTTCGGCGACGACCTGGGCATCCGCACGCCCGACTTCGTCGGCTACGCGGCGAAGCCGGAGATCGTGGTCGGCGAGATCCAGAAGACCGAGCTCTACCAATACGACTTCACGCCTCAGCAGTACGAGGCGCTCACGAAGCTGACCGCCACGCTCTGCCGGGTCTTCCCGAAGCTCACGTGCCAGTACCCGGCGGATGAAACGGGTCGCATCATCGCCGACAAGCTGCCCGACGCCCAGCTGCGTGATTATCACGGCCTGCTCGGCCACTACCACATCCAAACGAATAAGACCGATCCCGGGCCCGCGTTCGATTGGCAACGTGTTGTTGGCGGCGCGAAACGGCTGCTCTACACCGCCGGGCAGCTCGACACCGCCGGGCAGTAAGAGGGATAGGGAAAAACCGCTCGCACGATTCCATCGTGCGAGCGGCTCACGCCTGCGGTCCCGACGACCCGGCGGCGTAGGGTTCTCTCGATCAACGCCAGTTCAGCACCGCGAAGACCCCTTCGCCTTCGCGGATGCGATCGGGCAGCGTCAGCAGCCGATCGCGATAGACGCTCAGCAACACAGCCCCGGCGAACAGGGCGCCGCCGCCCGCCATCAAGTAGACGGCGACATTCTGCAGCTGGTCCGGCACGTTGATCAGCGTGATCAGGCTTAGCAGATAGACCGTCAGCGTGACGATTCCGGTCAAGGTGGTCGCCTTCAGCCGGCACAGAAAGCCGCTGCCGATGAGGGCCAGGCCCAGCGCGAGCACGCCGACTTCGTGGAGCATGGTCCACCAAGGTTCGCCGCCGCCTGCGCGGATGACGAGCAGACCGATCGCGGCCGGCGCGGTCGCCATCAGGCTGCCCACCCAAAGGTTGGCGTCGACAAAGC
It encodes the following:
- a CDS encoding N-acetyl-anhydromuranmyl-L-alanine amidase, with protein sequence MIHEPFGLRPLRSLLGLLLMAGLAPAAEVGDAVPRTGDEIVVCGQLFHTTTPVVTWMDPGGYDGYRINRRFGPFEESDWDQIKDQLSEPARYNLRMKGLEPPLTAEQIEQVRGGGWSMEQLQEVVDQFVMHYDVCGTSKVCFKVLHDQRGLSVHFMLDIDGTIYQTLDLKERAWHATSSNSRSIGIEIAQIGARSARSRHQLDEWYEKDDRGMRLTIPSRFGDDLGIRTPDFVGYAAKPEIVVGEIQKTELYQYDFTPQQYEALTKLTATLCRVFPKLTCQYPADETGRIIADKLPDAQLRDYHGLLGHYHIQTNKTDPGPAFDWQRVVGGAKRLLYTAGQLDTAGQ